A region of Necator americanus strain Aroian chromosome I, whole genome shotgun sequence DNA encodes the following proteins:
- a CDS encoding hypothetical protein (NECATOR_CHRI.G2503.T2), with protein sequence MGEDRGDGSSAAPPPFGALPQQQSSSQRLPNPAPHDASRMADWDWREINDETLAQLCVFHVPDKPVQHQDAKNRSITSLPLNLTIRPSAQDPSRMGVWSVDYIPRGVRFGPLLGEVLMNGAVDTLMCPAEAASAGGSTSSAGSTLSAPTTPPKEWKVMSPSGGRAVKTIVVEDDARCNWMKFVNVAVTNETQNLVACQMDNDVYFYSIRSIKPNSELTFWFSKDYSHKLKYPVSCEAARMATPKRPAQQPQQPWVMEDRASPQEALDYSMKRDAIESSRSEKAERGDSSDAEPSDDGESEKSNSNSCSPPSLAEVQSRPNVIQNPVHRPVPTRIASLPAPSPVRPSPLNPLSLFQDYFRRTQQLSGGGLWVPPSTPAAAATAATAAAATRITASGRPSDAQPILAATAGSGFGNYNGIYGTQEVKPIFSAATPAFGGGSLSAHFGGGGGGGGNAFPPFPASSTPNHSEGGYGAPKYIQQQENGKTRYACKECHKTFGQLSNLKVHVRTHTGERPFKCAVCGKEFTQLAHLQKHNLVHTGERPHRCDICDKRFSSTSNLKTHLRLHNGQKPYGCDVCSAKFTQYVHLRLHKRLHANERPYACMSCGKKYISPSGLRTHWKTTSCKPDEKEMKLEKEDEAVSSTTPLLVAPSTTPHLQPASSHMSAPPPPPPPMSLHHEASMKFKAEQMAPMQSNIPSYSGLPPLSSLPSLHSALPSSLSSGLSSSLSSSLSSSLATSLHDPSSSLRTPLRLPELNSLKGNILPGLGYQ encoded by the exons ATGGGTGAGGACCGAGGCGACGGGTCATCGGCCGCACCTCCGCCTTTCGGAGCTCTGCCTCAACAACAGTCCAGCTCACAACGGCTTCCAAATCCAG CTCCTCACGACGCTTCACGCATGGCGGATTGGGACTGGCGTGAGATAAATGATGAAACGTTGGCACAGCTTTGCGTGTTCCATGTTCCAGATAAACCGGTTCAGCATCAG GACGCAAAGAACCGCTCCATCACTTCACTGCCTCTGAACCTCACCATCCGCCCCTCAGCGCAGGATCCCTCG AGAATGGGAGTCTGGTCAGTCGACTACATTCCCAGAGGTGTCCGCTTTGGACCGCTTCTGGGAGAGGTGCTGATGAACGGAGCCGTCGACACCTTGATGTGCCCAGCAGAAGCTGCCAGCGCGGGTGGAAGCACAAGTAGCGCTGGGTCGACATTATCTGCACCGACTACACCGCCCAAAGAGTGGAAG GTGATGTCGCCTTCCGGCGGCCGTGCTGTGAAGACAATCGTCGTCGAGGATGACGCTCGCTGCAACTGGATGAAATTCGTCAATGTAGCGGTGACAAATGAAACACAGAACCTGGTCGCTTGTCAG ATGGACAATGACGTCTATTTTTACTCGATTCGATCAATCAAACCAAATAGTGAGCTGACGTTCTGGTTCAGTAAGGACTACTCCCACAAGTTAAAATATCCAGTTTCTTGTGAGGCGGCCCGAATGG CCACACCGAAGCGCCCTGCGCAGCAACCGCAGCAGCCATGGGTTATGGAGGACCGCGCCTCGCCTCAGGAGGCTCTTGACTACAGTATGAAGCGGGACGCCATTGAGAGTAGCCGCAGTGAAAAAGCGGAACGAGGCGACTCGTCTGACGCTGAGCCAAGCGATGATGGCGAGTCTGAGAAAAGCAATTCGAACAG CTGTTCACCACCTTCGCTTGCCGAGGTACAGAGCCGTCCCAATGTCATCCAGAATCCTGTACATCGTCCTGTTCCCACACGTATTGCATCGCTGCCAGCACCTTCACCTGTTCGGCCGAGCCCTTTGAATCCCCTGTCGCTCTTTCAGGACTATTTCAGGAGGACCCAACAGCTCA GTGGTGGAGGGCTGTGGGTGCCGCCGTCAACTCCTGCAGCTGCTGCTACTGCTGCCACAGCTGCGGCAGCTACAAGGATTACAGCTTCCGGAAGACCCAGTGACGCTCAACCGATTCTTGCTGCTACTGCTGGTAGTGGTTTTGGCAACTACAATGGAATCTATGGAACCCAA GAAGTGAAGCCAATATTTTCGGCAGCCACTCCTGCGTTCGGAGGTGGAAGTCTTTCAGCCCATTTTGGCggaggaggtggaggaggaggaaacgCTTTCCCTCCGTTCCCAGCCTCAAGCACACCCAATCATAGTGAGGGAGGATATGGCGCTCCAAAG TACattcaacaacaagaaaatgggaaaactcgCTACGCCTGCAAGGAGTGTCACAAGACCTTTGGACAGCTTTCCAATCTCAAGGTGCATGTGAG GACCCACACAGGAGAACGCCCGTTCAAGTGCGCCGTTTGCGGCAAGGAGTTCACCCAACTGGCGCACCTCCAGAAGCACAACCTTGTTCATACAG GAGAACGACCACACCGTTGTGACATCTGTGACAAGCGCTTCTCATCGACATCGAACCTGAAAACGCATCTGCGGCTGCACAATGGACAGAAACCCTATGGATGTGACGTCTGTAGTGCAAAGTTCACACAGTACGTACATCTTCGCCTACACAAACGTCTACACGCCAACGAGCGACCGTACGCCTGCATGTCGTGCGGAAAGAAGTACATAAG TCCTTCTGGGCTTCGGACGCATTGGAAGACCACCTCATGCAAACCAGATGAAAAGGAGATGAAATTGGAAAAGGAGGACGAGGCCGTCTCGTCCACCACCCCACTGCTTGTCGCCCCTTCCACAACTCCTCATCTCCAGCCGGCTTCTTCCCACATGAGCGCTCCACcgccaccacctccaccaatGTCCCTTCATCACGAAGCTTCCATGAAG TTCAAGGCCGAGCAGATGGCGCCAATGCAGAGCAATATTCCCTCGTACTCAGGTCTACCGCCGCTTTCGTCACTGCCGTCACTGCACTCAGCGCTGCCGTCTTCGCTTTCTTCAGGGCTCTCGTCGTCCCTCTCCTCCTCGCTGTCGTCCAGCCTGGCGACGAGTCTTCACGATCCGTCCAGCTCACTCAGGACTCCCTTGAGATTACCAGAACTGAACTCTCTCAAAGGCAATATTCTACCGGGCTTAGGGTACCAATAG
- a CDS encoding hypothetical protein (NECATOR_CHRI.G2503.T1), producing the protein MGEDRGDGSSAAPPPFGALPQQQSSSQRLPNPAPHDASRMADWDWREINDETLAQLCVFHVPDKPVQHQDAKNRSITSLPLNLTIRPSAQDPSRMGVWSVDYIPRGVRFGPLLGEVLMNGAVDTLMCPAEAASAGGSTSSAGSTLSAPTTPPKEWKVMSPSGGRAVKTIVVEDDARCNWMKFVNVAVTNETQNLVACQMDNDVYFYSIRSIKPNSELTFWFSKDYSHKLKYPVSCEAARMATPKRPAQQPQQPWVMEDRASPQEALDYSMKRDAIESSRSEKAERGDSSDAEPSDDGESEKSNSNRTKFSCSPPSLAEVQSRPNVIQNPVHRPVPTRIASLPAPSPVRPSPLNPLSLFQDYFRRTQQLSGGGLWVPPSTPAAAATAATAAAATRITASGRPSDAQPILAATAGSGFGNYNGIYGTQEVKPIFSAATPAFGGGSLSAHFGGGGGGGGNAFPPFPASSTPNHSEGGYGAPKYIQQQENGKTRYACKECHKTFGQLSNLKVHVRTHTGERPFKCAVCGKEFTQLAHLQKHNLVHTGERPHRCDICDKRFSSTSNLKTHLRLHNGQKPYGCDVCSAKFTQYVHLRLHKRLHANERPYACMSCGKKYISPSGLRTHWKTTSCKPDEKEMKLEKEDEAVSSTTPLLVAPSTTPHLQPASSHMSAPPPPPPPMSLHHEASMKFKAEQMAPMQSNIPSYSGLPPLSSLPSLHSALPSSLSSGLSSSLSSSLSSSLATSLHDPSSSLRTPLRLPELNSLKGNILPGLGYQ; encoded by the exons ATGGGTGAGGACCGAGGCGACGGGTCATCGGCCGCACCTCCGCCTTTCGGAGCTCTGCCTCAACAACAGTCCAGCTCACAACGGCTTCCAAATCCAG CTCCTCACGACGCTTCACGCATGGCGGATTGGGACTGGCGTGAGATAAATGATGAAACGTTGGCACAGCTTTGCGTGTTCCATGTTCCAGATAAACCGGTTCAGCATCAG GACGCAAAGAACCGCTCCATCACTTCACTGCCTCTGAACCTCACCATCCGCCCCTCAGCGCAGGATCCCTCG AGAATGGGAGTCTGGTCAGTCGACTACATTCCCAGAGGTGTCCGCTTTGGACCGCTTCTGGGAGAGGTGCTGATGAACGGAGCCGTCGACACCTTGATGTGCCCAGCAGAAGCTGCCAGCGCGGGTGGAAGCACAAGTAGCGCTGGGTCGACATTATCTGCACCGACTACACCGCCCAAAGAGTGGAAG GTGATGTCGCCTTCCGGCGGCCGTGCTGTGAAGACAATCGTCGTCGAGGATGACGCTCGCTGCAACTGGATGAAATTCGTCAATGTAGCGGTGACAAATGAAACACAGAACCTGGTCGCTTGTCAG ATGGACAATGACGTCTATTTTTACTCGATTCGATCAATCAAACCAAATAGTGAGCTGACGTTCTGGTTCAGTAAGGACTACTCCCACAAGTTAAAATATCCAGTTTCTTGTGAGGCGGCCCGAATGG CCACACCGAAGCGCCCTGCGCAGCAACCGCAGCAGCCATGGGTTATGGAGGACCGCGCCTCGCCTCAGGAGGCTCTTGACTACAGTATGAAGCGGGACGCCATTGAGAGTAGCCGCAGTGAAAAAGCGGAACGAGGCGACTCGTCTGACGCTGAGCCAAGCGATGATGGCGAGTCTGAGAAAAGCAATTCGAACAG AACTAAATTCAGCTGTTCACCACCTTCGCTTGCCGAGGTACAGAGCCGTCCCAATGTCATCCAGAATCCTGTACATCGTCCTGTTCCCACACGTATTGCATCGCTGCCAGCACCTTCACCTGTTCGGCCGAGCCCTTTGAATCCCCTGTCGCTCTTTCAGGACTATTTCAGGAGGACCCAACAGCTCA GTGGTGGAGGGCTGTGGGTGCCGCCGTCAACTCCTGCAGCTGCTGCTACTGCTGCCACAGCTGCGGCAGCTACAAGGATTACAGCTTCCGGAAGACCCAGTGACGCTCAACCGATTCTTGCTGCTACTGCTGGTAGTGGTTTTGGCAACTACAATGGAATCTATGGAACCCAA GAAGTGAAGCCAATATTTTCGGCAGCCACTCCTGCGTTCGGAGGTGGAAGTCTTTCAGCCCATTTTGGCggaggaggtggaggaggaggaaacgCTTTCCCTCCGTTCCCAGCCTCAAGCACACCCAATCATAGTGAGGGAGGATATGGCGCTCCAAAG TACattcaacaacaagaaaatgggaaaactcgCTACGCCTGCAAGGAGTGTCACAAGACCTTTGGACAGCTTTCCAATCTCAAGGTGCATGTGAG GACCCACACAGGAGAACGCCCGTTCAAGTGCGCCGTTTGCGGCAAGGAGTTCACCCAACTGGCGCACCTCCAGAAGCACAACCTTGTTCATACAG GAGAACGACCACACCGTTGTGACATCTGTGACAAGCGCTTCTCATCGACATCGAACCTGAAAACGCATCTGCGGCTGCACAATGGACAGAAACCCTATGGATGTGACGTCTGTAGTGCAAAGTTCACACAGTACGTACATCTTCGCCTACACAAACGTCTACACGCCAACGAGCGACCGTACGCCTGCATGTCGTGCGGAAAGAAGTACATAAG TCCTTCTGGGCTTCGGACGCATTGGAAGACCACCTCATGCAAACCAGATGAAAAGGAGATGAAATTGGAAAAGGAGGACGAGGCCGTCTCGTCCACCACCCCACTGCTTGTCGCCCCTTCCACAACTCCTCATCTCCAGCCGGCTTCTTCCCACATGAGCGCTCCACcgccaccacctccaccaatGTCCCTTCATCACGAAGCTTCCATGAAG TTCAAGGCCGAGCAGATGGCGCCAATGCAGAGCAATATTCCCTCGTACTCAGGTCTACCGCCGCTTTCGTCACTGCCGTCACTGCACTCAGCGCTGCCGTCTTCGCTTTCTTCAGGGCTCTCGTCGTCCCTCTCCTCCTCGCTGTCGTCCAGCCTGGCGACGAGTCTTCACGATCCGTCCAGCTCACTCAGGACTCCCTTGAGATTACCAGAACTGAACTCTCTCAAAGGCAATATTCTACCGGGCTTAGGGTACCAATAG
- a CDS encoding hypothetical protein (NECATOR_CHRI.G2504.T1) gives MQRTPRTAHILAWLRPQLFTACVRGRGHAPTWQWPQKYRLARNESARSRRVGISSGDDNDHDQDDAKCTVLGRNWVQLETTSMRARAGGTLAGELHSDVGVDHRTA, from the coding sequence ATGCAACGCACGCCGCGGACCGCCCATATTCTGGCATGGCTCCGCCCACAGTTGTTTACAGCGTGTGTGCGCGGCCGTGGCCACGCCCCCACGTGGCAATGGCCCCAAAAGTACCGACTGGCACGTAACGAGAGTGCAAGGTCGCGTCGTGTGGGAATTAGCAGCGGCGACGACAACGATCATGACCAGGACGACGCAAAGTGCACAGTCTTGGGGCGAAACTGGGTCCAACTCGAGACGACAAGCATGCGTGCTCGAGCGGGCGGCACGCTCGCCGGTGAGCTGCACTCGGATGTTGGAGTGGACCACAGAACAGCATGA
- a CDS encoding hypothetical protein (NECATOR_CHRI.G2505.T2): MTSAAGASSETVELTVRCAFQTSKDVRVVCPLHWTVRHLKEHLHQVCSSHPAVTSQRLIFSGACLTDEMVIKDVMDQRKVVDGPQVLHLVCPLPQSSPELRHRAGNHSTIQGYSPNSSSSQQQNTGSSQTATSYYEWYQRYYGPSASDQIARLQQFSDYYVAYMNHWQQYQNFMMVQAAQAVFSRGDQQPAAAIVPNQDNGNVPVAAQVPAEPNVAAAVPGGGRDVLDFVYKVFRVVLLLSAVMLYSSIERFLAVLAIALFIFFIQLRRNHQRQGRVVEFTEPNVNNNNAGEETQEAAEQAPGYVAPTPPSSIQIFFATCYSFITSFFTSLVPDHPLPVDLN, encoded by the exons ATGACATCGGCGGCAGGAGCTTCTTCAGAAACAGTTGAACTGACGGTGCGTTGTGCCTTCCAGACTTCGAAGGATGTCCGAGTTGTGTGTCCGCTCCACTGGACAGTCCGTCATCTAAAGGAACACCTCCATCAAGTTTGCTCATCTCATCCT gCGGTAACTTCCCAACGGCTAATCTTCTCTGGTGCTTGTCTCACCGACGAAATGGTCATTAAAGATGTTATGGATCAGAG GAAAGTAGTGGATGGTCCACAAGTCCTTCATCTTGTTTGCCCATTACCACAGTCGAGCCCCGAATTGCGGCACCGAGCTGGGAATCACAGTACAATTCAGGG GTACTCTCCTAATTCATCATCGTCACAACAGCAGAATACCGGTTCTTCTCAAACAGCAACAAGTTATTACGAATGGTATCAGCGTTACTATGGTCCATCTGCTTCGGACCAAATTGCAAGACTGCAGCAGTTCTCAGATTATTATGTCGCTTATATGAACCA TTGGCAGCAGTATCAGAATTTTATGATGG TTCAAGCTGCACAAGCAGTGTTCTCTCGTGGCGACCAACAACCAGCTGCTGCCATTGTGCCTAACCAAGACAACGGTAACGTACCAGTTGCAGCGCAG GTTCCTGCGGAGCCTAATGTTGCTGCTGCAGTTCCTGGAGGAGGGCGAGACGTTCTTGACTTCGTTTACAAAGTTTTTAGAGTTGTGCTATTGCTATCG GCTGTGATGCTTTATTCGTCGATCGAGCGTTTTCTTGCCGTCCTGGCTATTGCtttattcatctttttcatcCAGTTGAGGAGGAATCATCAAAGACAGGGACGTGTAGTAGAATTTACCGAGCCAAAcgttaacaacaacaatgctGGCGAGGAAACGCAGGAAGCAGCTGAACAA GCACCAGGATACGTGGCTCCGACACCTCCCTCTAGTATCCAGATTTTCTTTGCGACTTGTTACTCGTTTATCACATCATTTTTCACGTCACTAGTCCCTGATCATCCCCTTCCAGTTGATCTAAATTAG
- a CDS encoding hypothetical protein (NECATOR_CHRI.G2505.T1) — protein MTSAAGASSETVELTVRCAFQTSKDVRVVCPLHWTVRHLKEHLHQVCSSHPAVTSQRLIFSGACLTDEMVIKDVMDQRKVVDGPQVLHLVCPLPQSSPELRHRAGNHSTIQGYSPNSSSSQQQNTGSSQTATSYYEWYQRYYGPSASDQIARLQQFSDYYVAYMNHWQQYQNFMMGQMAHSISPLGGSPEQQISVQAAQAVFSRGDQQPAAAIVPNQDNGNVPVAAQVPAEPNVAAAVPGGGRDVLDFVYKVFRVVLLLSAVMLYSSIERFLAVLAIALFIFFIQLRRNHQRQGRVVEFTEPNVNNNNAGEETQEAAEQAPGYVAPTPPSSIQIFFATCYSFITSFFTSLVPDHPLPVDLN, from the exons ATGACATCGGCGGCAGGAGCTTCTTCAGAAACAGTTGAACTGACGGTGCGTTGTGCCTTCCAGACTTCGAAGGATGTCCGAGTTGTGTGTCCGCTCCACTGGACAGTCCGTCATCTAAAGGAACACCTCCATCAAGTTTGCTCATCTCATCCT gCGGTAACTTCCCAACGGCTAATCTTCTCTGGTGCTTGTCTCACCGACGAAATGGTCATTAAAGATGTTATGGATCAGAG GAAAGTAGTGGATGGTCCACAAGTCCTTCATCTTGTTTGCCCATTACCACAGTCGAGCCCCGAATTGCGGCACCGAGCTGGGAATCACAGTACAATTCAGGG GTACTCTCCTAATTCATCATCGTCACAACAGCAGAATACCGGTTCTTCTCAAACAGCAACAAGTTATTACGAATGGTATCAGCGTTACTATGGTCCATCTGCTTCGGACCAAATTGCAAGACTGCAGCAGTTCTCAGATTATTATGTCGCTTATATGAACCA TTGGCAGCAGTATCAGAATTTTATGATGGGTCAGATGGCGCATAGTATCTCACCACTCGGAGGATCACCTGAACAGCAAATTTCAGTTCAAGCTGCACAAGCAGTGTTCTCTCGTGGCGACCAACAACCAGCTGCTGCCATTGTGCCTAACCAAGACAACGGTAACGTACCAGTTGCAGCGCAG GTTCCTGCGGAGCCTAATGTTGCTGCTGCAGTTCCTGGAGGAGGGCGAGACGTTCTTGACTTCGTTTACAAAGTTTTTAGAGTTGTGCTATTGCTATCG GCTGTGATGCTTTATTCGTCGATCGAGCGTTTTCTTGCCGTCCTGGCTATTGCtttattcatctttttcatcCAGTTGAGGAGGAATCATCAAAGACAGGGACGTGTAGTAGAATTTACCGAGCCAAAcgttaacaacaacaatgctGGCGAGGAAACGCAGGAAGCAGCTGAACAA GCACCAGGATACGTGGCTCCGACACCTCCCTCTAGTATCCAGATTTTCTTTGCGACTTGTTACTCGTTTATCACATCATTTTTCACGTCACTAGTCCCTGATCATCCCCTTCCAGTTGATCTAAATTAG
- a CDS encoding hypothetical protein (NECATOR_CHRI.G2506.T1) has translation MPSDLGTWFRTIPIVTRYWFALSVVIPLLGRFGLINPLWMYLDWDLILYRFHFWRPLTALIFYPVSPQTGFHWLLMLYFLYNYSKNLESGVFSGRPADYLYMLIFNWLVCTGICMAAGVYFLLEPMVLSVLYVWCQLNKDTVVSFWFGTQFKAMYLPWILCGFNAVLRGGGMNELLGILVGHTYYFLAFDYPLQHGGSSFLRTPQFLYNYLPNEEGGVHGFGAERVNQRRDGAGGGRHVWGRGQALGGD, from the exons ATGCCGAGTGATTTGGGCACATGGTTCAGGACGATTCCGATAGTCACTAGATATTGGTTTGCCCTTTCTGTTGTCATTCCACTGCTGGGAAGATTCGGCCTCATTAATCCGCTATGGATGTACCTGGACTGGGATCTGATTTTGTACCGATTTCAT ttttggCGACCCCTCACTGCACTAATATTCTATCCTGTGTCGCCACAGACTGGTTTTCATTGGTTATTGATGCTCTACTTTTTGTACAACTACTCGAAGAATTTGGAGTCCGGAGTATTTTCGGGGAGACCAGCAGACTATCTCTACATGCTGATATTTAATTGGTTGGTCTGCACG GGAATTTGTATGGCAGCTGGTGTGTATTTCCTGCTTGAACCTATGGTGCTCAGTGTTCTGTATGTATGGTGTCAACTCAACAAAGACACTGTGGTATCATTTTGGTTTGGAACACAATTCAAG GCCATGTATCTCCCCTGGATTCTATGTGGTTTCAATGCAGTTCTACGAGGTGGTGGCATGAACGAACTGCTGGGCATTCTTGTCGGTCACACCTACTATTTCTTGGCCTTCGACTACCCTCTTCAACATGGCGGGTCCTCCTTCTTACGAACACCACAGTTTTTGTACAACTATCTCCCTAATGAGGAAGGTGGGGTGCACGGATTCGGAGCGGAAAGAGTTAATCAGCGTCGTGATGGTGCCGGAGGCGGCAGACATGTGTGGGGTCGGGGACAAGCTTTAGGTGGGGATTAA
- a CDS encoding hypothetical protein (NECATOR_CHRI.G2507.T1) — MQNDAGETVELYVPRKCSSSNRLIGPKDHSSIQLDIVDVDPITGRMVAGKSTRYAICGALRRQGESDDALLRLAQRDGIIPKNL; from the exons ATGCAGAACGACGCTGGTGAGACGGTTGAATTATACGTCCCTAGGAAATG CTCTTCATCCAATCGTCTTATTGGTCCCAAAGACCACTCTTCGATTCAGCTTGACATTGTTGATGTCGATCCTATCACAGGACGTATG GTTGCTGGCAAATCGACGCGCTACGCAATATGCGGTGCTCTTCGTCGCCAGGGCGAGTCTGATGATGCATTGTTGAGGCTGGCTCAGAGAGACGGAATTATCCCTAAAAATCTTTGA